CCGGAGCAATAGAGGGCAACATCGTCTGCATACTGAGTAATTAGAATATCCTCTGGCACACAAAATGAGATTATAttgatgacaatattaaatagtaCTGGACTCAAAGGGGAACCCTGAGGAAGGCCCACATTGGTAGTTCTTGGTCCTAGCAGATTTAAGGAAATAGGATCACGAACAGACACCAAACGATTAGTCAATAAATGTTTAACCAATTCAATAAGTAACCATGGCAAATTGAGATCTCCCAAAGCGTCCAATAATTGGATGATTGACACTTTATCATATGCAGAAGAAATGTCTAACATAACAGCAGCTGCTGGTTTCCTTTTTGAGATATTCATTGAGATTTCATTGACCAGATGAATTAAGTTTTCAGACACCCCTCTACCTTTACGAAAGCCAGTCTGGAAAAGCGATATGAtcataaaatgttctacataccAATCTAACCTTATTTTTATCATGTTCTCTAAAAGTTTACTAACACACGATGATAAAACGATTGGTCTCCAGCCCGAAagacaatttatatttttattgggtTTGGGAATTAAACACTGTTTGTGATTTCCATTGAGTGGGGATATGCATTCCCTCCTTTAAacataaattgaaaaattttaacaggaACTTGATTGCTGACTCTGGAAGATGTTGCAACATAGAAAATGTTATACCATCCTGGCCCGGCACAGTATCCTTTCGTTCAACCAAAACCAATGAAAGTTCGTTTGAAGTGAAGAGTTCACACTCGATAGTATTAGATTTCACTGGGTGAGACGCAATGTCCTCGAATACAGGTGGAGTCAATGAACAAAGCATTTCCTCCCCTAACGATAAATTACTAGGAGTTCTAACTGAGGCTTTAGTGAAAGCCTTATGGAAACTTCTCACTTTTCTCCACATTACTGATATTGGAGTATCAGGTGAAATTGTGGAACAAAACACAAcaaatgattttttctttttggatttAAGTTCTTTTTTACAATGtgccctaatttttttaaaattaatgaagTTTTCTAAAGAAGGTACCTGTTTCAACTTCTTGACTGCCTCCCTCTTTGATTTAATTAAAACTGAACACTCTCCATCCCACCAAGGTAATTGTGGTTTATGGAATCTAACACGCTTTTTCTTAGGGATGAACCTGTTTGCTGCGTCTAATATTAGGTTTTGAAAATCTGTGTAAGACTCATTAGGGATGTTGTTAATGTTAGACTCAATATATTGGTTGAATTGTTCCCAATTGGCTTTTTTCACATTAAAGATACTGAGATCTTGAAGAGGGTCATTTCCTTGGGGACTATTTCTATCCTGCCCGTAACACACTACAAAAGGAAAGTGATCACTTGCTCCTATCTCTGGAAAAACTTCCCAGAGGCAGTCCACAGCCAAACCTGGAGATGCTATAGCTACGTCAGGGACACTGTTTGAGTCAGGCGGTGAGATTCTTGTCGCCTCACCTGTATTGAGAAAACACAAGTTATCCTCCTCCAAAAGATCTGCAAGACGATTGCCGTTCGGATTGTTAGATGATGAACCCCATAAAGAATGTTGGCAATTCAAGTCACCTATGAAGAAAAACGGTTTATCACACATTTGAACCAATTCTCTAAAGATCTCCTTACGAAAACGAACATCTGGTGTCTTATACGAtcctataataaaaaaattttcaaatttgatAATGATAGCCTGCCATTTTTCAGGCAAGTGAATATGTGAAATGTCTATCCTATCAGCTGCCAGAGACTGATGAATAAGTACAGCTATTCCACCCCATCCATCAATCCTATCATCCCTATAGCAGTAAAAATTGGGAATATACAAGTGCTGTGAAAATTTCAGATGTGTTTCATTTAGAAGAATGATATTAACATCATATTCGTTAAGAAACACCATTAGATCTTGCTTATTGTTAAAGAAACCATTAATATTCCaatgcaaaatattaaatatcataactatatatataatttgttactattattattattttttctttttaatataaaaaataatatattatattatctgtaagaaataaatgaaaattcagTCAACACTacttttactaaaattagatgtATTATGTGACTCATCAAAACCTGCAAATTCCATATTATTATCAGAGGTTAAATCAACGTTTTTTGAAAATACACTATCCTGAGAATGTACACGATTGCGTGTTAATGAGAGTGCAAAACTTGGGCCTTGTGATCCCGTATACTTTTGTGaatcatttaatttgtttaaaatcggtAATCTAGGTAAATTTCTGCTTAGATCCTCGTTTAATAAAGCTTTATGCGCTTCTTTGTCATAACTAATGTCTTTAAGAATTACTTTATTTTTCCTTTTAACTGGGACCACATGACTTTGACTCTGGAAATGGGGAGTGGAGGATGGGGATTTTTGAAGTGCTTGAGTAAATGCTCTGGGTGAGCTGGATAATAAAGAAGGAAAATCCCTACTTCTCCTCTGAAACATTCTCGAATTCTCTGGCTTTTCCTTAATTGGGGGAAACAGCTTGGCAGCTTCAAAAAAAGTGAGATCTTGGAAGACCATTACTTCATTTATCTTTTTCTGTCTTTCGAATTCTTTGCAAATTTTATTTGTGGCAAGGTGATCAAGATCGCAGTATAGGCATTTTGGTACAGAAACTGTGCAGCTTTGTACTGTATGTTCATCGGAACATTTCGGGCATCTTGCTTTTCCCCTGCACTGTCTTTGTGAGTGCCCAAATCTTAGGCATTTGAAGCATTGCTGTACAGGAGGGATGTATGGATCTACTGTTACCAAGTTTGAATATATGATTATTTCTTTAGGGGGAGTTCTTACGTCAAAGAGTAGTTGTACAGTTCCTGTTGGAATGTATGTAACGGTCCCACTGCTATCTAAAACTCTTCTGTTAAGTCTTCTGGCCGATATAATTTTcacgtttttttgtaatttactgtCGTTAACTATGTTTTCCATTGAAATATTTATACTTACATCTCTAATAATACCCCTTGATGTTAGCATTTTTTGAGGTATATAAGCAAGAAATCCTTTCTCAAGGATTTCTGTGCTATTTAGTACCATATTTGCCTGTTTGGAGGTGTTAAAAATTACTCCAATTCTATTCATGCCTTTTCTACTAATTTCTTTAATTCCAGTCGTACCCATTGTATGAAATACTTTCCCAATATCCATAGGATGGATATTTCCTGCTTTTCCCTTGTCACTCTCTATCATAATAAGGAATGGGCCGAAGTCAGTGTCCTTGTATTCAACTTTTCTTCTACTAATATTTTCAATCCTAGATGATAAGTTATTAACTTCTGTTAACATGATCTGATCGTTTtggaatttattttttaaagcacAGAGTTCCCTTtctattaaattaatgttatttttatgtctcggGGCTAGCATGTgtatggaatttaaaaaattttgcgaGTTCAATGAAAGCAAAGCATAGATCCCGCCCCCTTTGTCAGGGGGGCCGGGAGAGTTTGTGTCCATCTCCTAAGCCAGCCTCTACTCTACTATACTACTGCTACTATGATTATATATAggcaaaacttacagaaaagtccTTAGTATTTCTTATTCACTACTAacgtattatcccgttttaacttttaacttaactactaaattaatgtTCAAACACTAACTAACTATATCTACAGTATAATTACttaatttataacaattttaacgCGATGATTTAAGATTTTTCTGACAAAACATCTAATCACCATGTTcacttttttcaaaattaattcaaaaacttttgttcaaattgttgccaactgtcaaattcttcttctttgcaatcgaaccataggcttgcttcatattttagatgatttctgatagtttcttttgctgtttcgaaatttccaatgtgctgtattttctttttcaggctatttatgaacggcactgggtgtaatcttcttacatccccgccaaaccttatcttcacgtcatctgtgctatgtataaccatttctcttctttctccgacattctgttgagtattgatttccgcaatctttctttccacttcttctatgtctgcttgaatagcgttttgcaacttgttttccaaactttccatttcttttttctggcaattcgttaactccttcattttattttgaattttcatttcttgttctttcatgtggtccttcattctcatttcttgtttttgcatgtgatctttaattttcatttcatacttttctatgcgttcctctattttcttattgttctcttctatcgcttgttttgtttcctgttgattgtcatccattttttgctccactttatccattttctgttccatttttgttgtgattcatccattgcCTGTTTTGTTTCCCTTTGATTGTCTTGGATCttatccattttcttttgtgtttcatccattttttgatttgattcatccattttctttgatgttgcttcctgatttttatccattgttcgttttgcttcatccattttttgtgactggatttgcataagttgtaatatcttttctattcctgataattcttgctgttctgatgccatgattgtcgtgtctaaaatatcttcttggtctgaatgttctttttgtttcttgttgtctttgctttggcttcttgtcacagacatttgttttcaagaaatactgtccccgccaaatatgaaattttactagtatgttaccaagacgactttttctcacccaaatattataaattgtcaataaatatatcaaatgtaaatatcgtaaaaataaaatattaaatcagttatgtaaaatttgtacctaaagagatctaaaattttatgttatcaaatgtaagtatctcactttttaccacaggcatataaattttcaaataccggctttactctttctatccttcaaatttgccactagaaatactttacaatgctttccacgttggacgacagttgatgtgatcttgattattgatatgagctaatatttttatatgtcatttaatttaatcaatgcattaataataatctaattaatttaccagatcacatatcaatatgttttcaatctcagggctttttataaaattaattacttacttacgtggcttctaagtatttctcaatggttcctaatcgggataggaaagaaaagagtaaaataataacacatatgggttacaattgtaatcaaaatattgtttattttatttaaatggcaatcactgcttaatatttgctatatcttattattcttaaacataacatttacacatgggaatcttatttccttttggtttccaattgacagtttttattaacatttaactattatgatttattagcaacaattctatttaagtttgatgaagcttttctgatattattgattatgtttcttcaattttaaatgtggtatttaatacgaaaaacccatacattcatgtccaaacaaatgagactgacctttttctggtgaactgagaatgtcttcacacaagacccgtttcctgctatccttggctgcaatcaaaacctcgtcctggcttccagtaatgttctcctttgaaactagctcgtatagctctcgtttcctgcttctgtcgtgatgctgtgttctacctttttcgaaactgcaatcagctaccgggaactcttggctcaaggaggttcttttactctcaacctggcctacctctcgttccacgatagatactccacactcacggaactacaccggctttctcactctccgtacactaccgtctactactggacttcacttctcgacagctcaaaacattctgatctatctttttcattcattcccctactttctaaatatcccttccagattcacaaatcaaacttccaccaccaactctcattcgcagtattcctcaaaaccaatttttaatctttctaaatatgcttaatggatttcaaaagaaaaatagttaattcccattttaaaattactttctactaattacaaaatttaatgatctattatctacttccactaagtcttatttatcatcggctaatgatcgaaccttccgcgaacaacgataatgacctattatcgatttcacttgagttttattttaagcgcattgtcccgagtttcgtttaatcacttcttaaaattaaatataacaatttgttgtatacaggttgttctaaatttatatgcccgtggttgagaaaattgaaaatattttatattaaattgaattctgtttataattatcagaatttaattttcatatcaaatagaaatataacaatatatatatatatatatatatatatatatatatatatatatatatatatatatatatatatatatatataccgggtggtgaattggaaagcgggccataggaaactcagtgtaaaattctaaactgttgaattcctgcttccctaattattttacatcaaaagtcataagaaactatttgtagagaattgaaatctgtattgaaaacaactgttaatattgttctacgaacaataattattcaaaattttgtaaaaatataatacatttttcagagtaatacgccaaagttaggccacacgcaataccataatgtgtataaggttgcatttgttgacaataaatttattatattaacaatttgaactgtcaatttttttatttattttatcaattactgtttaaaacacaataaagttgataagatacctttAGTTAAGgagaagtattaataataaagatatcttcttcagtcaataatgtgctcactgtcagttaaataataacgtgtggcctaacatgcccacacatacctactgcggtaaatacattatatttttcaaaattttggaatgtgtttaaatcgtagaacaattgtaacttctgtttctaatacagatttcaatcctctacaaataacttctcatgacttttgatgtaacataattagggaagcagaaattcaacagtttagaattttacattgagtatcctatggcccgttttccgattcaccaccctgtatatatatatatatatatatatatatatatatatatatatatatatatatatatatatatatatatatatatatatatatatatatatatatatatataggatcataatattcaattacagcaataaaattgctggtaaataaactttctttgtactttactaattagaccagcgtattataactattttttttcaaaatttaaagattatgcaaaaaaaagaaaaatttatattttgtcgataaaatattaaataagcatcttatctttataatctttataagtttgatcaatgtatcatgattattttggttattattgcgatcgtaaattgttaattaacaattgaattattgctaaaatattcatttaattttcaccggcttctggaattacaatatataccaagaaagctttgatgtcactaagttatttaattattgattaacaattacttacctaaaacttgatttgaaaattagagtccgagcaaaattttcgtcggagcaaatcggggaaaacatatctctatgcagaatttaattgcggtgaatttttatttgggtgtttttgtagtaaagttaaaatcttctgagttatagagcaataattgaaaaaatacgatttgtcgccgccattttgtttataaaaaagtggcatactatctgcggactttgcatacctaaatgtaaaaaattgctggtaaataacttttccatgaattctgctaattagcccagagtaatgtTTTACCAgcagattttacgtttttgctctctGTGCAGAACTTGGCGTAGTttttgtacaagaatctgtgtctggcacaaattcttgtatcgtttcttgtatctgtgtatgacactatgcattttttgacatatcagaaacgatacaagaaaatgcatagcgTCATACAGCCTTTAGTGCTTTACGTATAGGGAGATACccatagatataacagaatagattaggccagttcgaaaagtagcgtaacgcggaacagttcgggtcggtggtctatctatctctacCGGCACTTAGCTTTCTCTCAgactagcatatgatggccgccgcctgtgtgtcactgtcgttccgttattcccacctcttgctagatacgctcacactcgcacgactgacaaagatagctagaccaccgtacttgatatcggcgttagccccggcgcaaattgatcctaagcagacacaacctggcaccggcgagttgcgtagaccgttctgcgcatcctactatcagttcatgcgttcgcaggtcgAGATTGGGAAGGTCTGTCGTCAACGTACAGTTTTCTGGGCCTTAGGACGGGTGACTCACCGCCATATGTatatttttacgtgtttttgttttGCGAGATGGAAATATCTGACATGAATataagcggcgatatattttacactatcttgaatgaataacatttttttgctctgttgtatcaatcagcactactctacaagttttcttttatttgttttaatattttattatataatatagtaGGCGCAATAGTAGGtaatataatatatctgattaaaacagtgaattttttacatgttaattatttttaatttcttgtgaagtatctagttagtgtggctttagccaataaatcaaagttatgcgtttacaagagccatattatttgaaaaataaggagtaccataatgtgtcataattataatctcctttatacagatcaaaaaattgtttattatgtatttctaaatccacacaatcattggaaaatgattcatggtaaaaaatatctattaatgacacttatcgacaaagtcgatcaattttaaacttgtcatcatatatttattagacttttgtttatcgttaaaaattaaatgatggttgggaattgtattttttgtgtgatttaatattttatcaaaaacataatcagcaaaaatcttatttaaaacatgcgaaccgttttggcaatcacaatcaatgcagtgtttaacttatgcttgttattataaaggtatggaaaaatagaatactcagtgtaagatatctttttatgcacccgcttatgatcaaattcgatgttttcgaaagtcataccgctacgactactagggacgtgtaagatatttttaaaacgttactagttacatgtacggaactaccgttttttagttgcctactcaattcagtacaaggatcagatacatcagtattttgtaatcagtatttgtactcagtaccactgagagccgatatcaatagtaaccgttacacgtttgcacttattttgcccgtctctattcgttacggcgacagccaacggtcgggttagcttgtgtttaatatgcggcacgctagaaaaataactgcacaggtcacccgtcccaccggcgcaggttgtgactcgcttaggttcaatatgcgccggggcttacaccccgatgcattgagtggcatatgactagcctgatctattcTGTTATATAAGAAAAAATTGTTTCCTGTCCTGTGGAGATACGTTATGTTAGGCGTTAGGCAGTTATAAAAACTCACCATTATCTCTACGTTCATTGaaaattaaatctgtattttTAAAACGATTGACTTCAAATAAGTCACGTCACGCGTAATAAATTGACATTGTCCTTGAAAAAGATTTTTCGTATGAATTTGTCTTAATTTTGATATTGTTATGGTCATTTAGTTTTAGTATATAATTATTGTTACTTTTTTATGATTCTCAAAGTTTTATTATGATTTGGTTTTAATTTTAGGTTTTCTTCAGAGTGTGGTTAAAACTGAATCAGAAAAATTTTTAACCACTTACATCAGAGAAGATTCGTACAAGTGTGAAACATGTTTAAAGGAATTTAGTCAAGAGGGAAATTTGATAAACCATTTAAGAatacatactggagaaaagccattcaagtgtgatatttgttctaagcaatttagtcaaaatggtaatttgaaaaggcatttaatGATACACAGTGGAGAAAAGCcgtataagtgtgaaatttgttttaaacagtttgcTCATGCAGCTAATTTGAAACAACATTTGAGAATTCACACTGGTGAGGTACCTttcaaatgtgaaatttgttttaagcgatttactacaacaactcatttgaaaaatcatttgagagtgcacactggagaaaagccttacaagtgtgaaatttgttttaagcaatttagtgaagatGGACATTTAAAAACgcatttaaggatacacactgGAGCAAAGCcgtataaatgtgaaatttgttttaaacagtttgcTCATGTAACTAATTTGAAACAACATTTGAgaattcacactggagaaaagccatacaagtgtgaaatttgttctaagcaatttactCAAGATGGAGgtttgaaaaggcatttaaggatacacactCGAGAAAGACCGTAAGAGTGTTAAATTTGTTTCAAGGAGTTTACTCTTGTAGACAATTTGAAACAACATACTATAAAATTTCACATGGAAATAAAGCaggaaatttgaaaaaacatttaggAATATACACTGcataaacattaaaaaagaaaaacaagtgTAAATTTTatgttatatatttttgtaaatttcattCATACTTGTATGGTTGAAGAGGTCAATAAactatattgtttattatttattgatgTGTTTGTATGTATATAGAGTTGCTGATGTGTCTAAAAAgacatcagcataaaaacaaagataatcatgcagatgtacaaaaatgtggataaacaaataaaatccaaaattaagcagacaaaagaacaatgcgcagaaatatAAGAACTCCAAAAAAGACGTGATAGTTTTGACATACATAAGAAATATTAAGGAATTAACTCAGaccaacagaaaaagaaaaccgggaatactaaaagatataAATGGGAAACTTGCgttgagtactaacgaaaggttagagatggacagaatacataaatgaattgttcaaagacaatagaacagagtagatggaagtcgaagtagaagatgatatggttttaaagatattagaagaagaaattaaatcggcattaaaaacagcaaaaatggcaAAGCAGTAGATCCAGACCAAAttccagtagaaagcttaaaatgcataaatgatgaaaccttagacattatggTAGACTTGTTCAACACAGtatacaaaacaggaaacataccaaaacaatggttactctccaccttttgtgttatccctaaaaatacaaacactaAAGATtacagtgaatacagaacaatatcattaataagtcacattctcaaaatattcttgaaaataatacatggtcgtataaataaaaaactggaagaatgaatagatgatagtcagtttgggttcggaaacggactaggaaccagagaggcgttatttgcttttaatgtgttagctcaaagatgcgtGGACATGAATGTGGAGGTGCATGTTTAtaacgttgattttgagaaagcatttgacaaagtaagacatgaaaaattagtccaaattctatagacaaaagggacttacgaataataacaaaccccTTTACTGAAATCAAAGAGcaaaaattgtaatagataacgaacccagtccagaaattgaaatcaggagaggagttaggcagggatgtattatgtctccattactctttaatgcatatagtgaagccatttttgaagaaacattactatctcaaagtgaaggaataataattaacggaagatctgttaacaacataagatatgcagatgaaccGTCATTATGGCCTGCTCTGatgaacaactccaattactacttaacaaaacaaacagtttctgtgaagaatatggactaaaaaagaatataaaaaagaccaaatacatgataataactaagaaaacaaacatacaaacaagcatacatttgggaaatgtatcgatagaaagggttgataaatacaaatacctaggaacctggatttcagagaaaaatgaccaAACAGCAGAACAAGGActaggatagaaatagcaagaaatgcgattgtaaaaatgaaaacaattctctgcaacaaaaaccttagcttagaactgagagtaagagctttgagaggTTACATGTTCTCGATACTGCATTATGGACTTGAAAACtagacattgaagcaagaacacataaataagctagtcatttgaaatgtggtgttaccgAAGGGTgattagaatagcatggacacagaataaaacgaacacggaagtactgcgaaaaatgggtaaagaatgcgaaataataaacacaataaaaataggcggaaggagtataggaagaaggagagatATTTTAATTCTATTTCATAAATAGGAATTATTTctgattgtttaatatttataatttcattttgggAATTAATGTTAGCTTCTATTAAATATGGATATTGTCTATATTTCCAATAGCCAATATTTGATTTACaataatttgtaatattattaattatttcctCTAATGGATTACCCTTTAGTTCTTTAATTTTAAGAAACATTTTCATAGAAAGAATTTTTCTTCTATATTCTAGAGACATTTCACCACATTCAGATAATTAAGCCCTTTCCCCGAGTTAACgtatctttttgacatataagcatgcgcatTAAAGCTTGTCACGCGCGTAGACctaaattataatatatattatacatagctaaactataatatatattatagtttagCTCCCTGTGCGTGACAAGCTTAATAGTTGAACTAACGTATCTAGATACGTTTTACTCAACGTAACGGGCTGCTACGTTACATTCTTAAAGGTTAAGTGACAagacttatttatttatttatttatagtactatacaaatgacctggcctcttgtgactaatccaggtcgtttcctgatgggattacagtagtttatctttacattattattactttaagaattttctatatttgactaattaacaataacaataagTGACAAGACTGACAACTTATTAGTTTATCACTTTCGATAAAGGCAACGCCGCCAACACCATCGTTTCTTTACATTACGTGTAAGTAGAACcacagccacctttacttaacgcAAAGTAAAGGTGGTTGTTGCAGAACTTTAAACTCTCAAATTAACGTTCATCATTCTGCGATACGTTAGTGCTAaagctgtatgacactatgcattttcttgtatcgtttccaatattagaaagttatatacattttattgtatcgtttcttgtacgtacatttatgtgccctgtatgacactatgcaagttcttgtatcgaaaattgtatgaaattcggcatgtgattggtcgaaatttggTTTGCTACCTTGTGTCACcttacattggtatggtagtacctactgcgtctacagctgattttaaggattttataaaatttaaaaacttataaatttaacattttaatgttaaccagaatttttacgttgactatttgaggttgattatttgtgttttgatatttgtgctaaaatatacgcatt
This genomic window from Diabrotica virgifera virgifera chromosome 1, PGI_DIABVI_V3a contains:
- the LOC126878649 gene encoding uncharacterized protein LOC126878649; protein product: MLAPRHKNNINLIERELCALKNKFQNDQIMLTEVNNLSSRIENISRRKVEYKDTDFGPFLIMIESDKGKAGNIHPMDIGKVFHTMGTTGIKEISRKGMNRIGVIFNTSKQANMVLNSTEILEKGFLAYIPQKMLTSRGIIRDVSINISMENIVNDSKLQKNVKIISARRLNRRVLDSSGTVTYIPTGTVQLLFDVRTPPKEIIIYSNLVTVDPYIPPVQQCFKCLRFGHSQRQCRGKARCPKCSDEHTVQSCTVSVPKCLYCDLDHLATNKICKEFERQKKINEVMVFQDLTFFEAAKLFPPIKEKPENSRMFQRRSRDFPSLLSSSPRAFTQALQKSPSSTPHFQSQSHVVPVKRKNKVILKDISYDKEAHKALLNEDLSRNLPRLPILNKLNDSQKYTGSQGPSFALSLTRNRVHSQDSVFSKNVDLTSDNNMEFAGFDESHNTSNFSKSSVD
- the LOC126879260 gene encoding gelsolin-related protein of 125 kDa-like isoform X2, with protein sequence MDKVEQKMDDNQQETKQAIEENNKKIEERIEKYEMKIKDHMQKQEMRMKDHMKEQEMKIQNKMKELTNCQKKEMESLENKLQNAIQADIEEVERKIAEINTQQNVGERREMVIHSTDDVKIRFGGDVRRLHPVPFINSLKKKIQHIGNFETAKETIRNHLKYEASLWFDCKEEEFDSWQQFEQKFLN